A single Prevotella sp. E15-22 DNA region contains:
- a CDS encoding AraC family transcriptional regulator has product MYEHQGLQDIFFMMLYGGATLFAVVACLYLLFTQGNMFLTSVNPSKSLRRWTAAFMAAVAASHAWWVILSIYLLKDDRQMRHIIAITLDRLTFVPLMMVIFLRMLQDRRRPLWPIFAAMVPLAVISVISFITRSETFEWYTKLYSIILCVAFTLYYILEVRNYSHWLRDNYADLQNKEVWQSLMLLACIVLIYAAYATNEGALATEYLSQINTLIIIAFVLWRVETLQLLSPTTEEVYNEEGPKENNAVNIGTLLEQHCKNTQLYLQHDLSLQQLATAIGTNRTYLSAYFAQQDITYNAYINRLRIDHFMQLYSKVAASSHITTAKTIAQQSGFHSYVTFSVAFKKYMGTTVTEWMKEQS; this is encoded by the coding sequence ATGTACGAACATCAAGGACTGCAAGATATCTTCTTCATGATGCTTTACGGTGGAGCCACCCTGTTTGCTGTTGTGGCTTGCCTTTACCTGCTATTCACTCAAGGAAACATGTTCCTGACATCTGTCAACCCGTCAAAGAGTTTACGCCGATGGACAGCCGCCTTTATGGCCGCTGTAGCAGCAAGTCATGCATGGTGGGTGATCTTAAGCATCTACCTTCTGAAAGACGACAGACAGATGCGTCATATCATTGCCATCACTTTAGACCGACTGACGTTCGTGCCCTTGATGATGGTTATCTTTCTGCGTATGTTGCAAGACCGACGTCGCCCGCTGTGGCCCATCTTTGCGGCAATGGTACCCTTAGCAGTAATATCGGTCATCAGTTTCATCACACGCAGCGAGACCTTTGAATGGTATACAAAACTGTATAGCATCATTCTTTGTGTGGCATTTACTCTCTATTATATCCTGGAAGTAAGGAACTACAGTCATTGGCTTCGTGATAACTACGCCGACCTGCAAAACAAAGAGGTGTGGCAGAGCTTAATGCTACTAGCCTGCATTGTGCTCATCTATGCTGCGTATGCTACCAACGAGGGAGCACTCGCCACGGAATACCTGTCACAGATTAACACACTGATCATCATTGCTTTTGTATTGTGGCGCGTAGAGACATTACAACTGCTGAGCCCCACGACAGAGGAAGTCTATAATGAGGAGGGACCAAAAGAGAATAACGCCGTTAATATTGGCACACTATTGGAACAGCACTGCAAGAACACGCAGCTATATCTACAGCACGACCTCTCTCTACAACAGTTGGCCACTGCTATTGGCACCAACCGCACATATCTGAGTGCCTATTTCGCCCAACAGGACATCACATATAACGCATATATCAACCGCTTACGTATTGATCATTTTATGCAACTCTATAGTAAAGTTGCAGCCTCATCGCACATCACGACAGCCAAGACGATAGCACAACAAAGCGGCTTCCATAGTTACGTCACTTTCAGTGTTGCCTTTAAGAAATATATGGGCACCACCGTAACTGAGTGGATGAAAGAACAATCATAA